Proteins co-encoded in one Streptomyces sp. JH34 genomic window:
- a CDS encoding aldo/keto reductase — protein MRTLTLNNGVEMPALGLGVFQTPPDETRDAVKAALELGYRHVDTAAAYGNEREVGQALRDSGVPREEIFVETKIWISDYGYDETLHGFDKSAAKLGVDRIDLLILHQALPSDFDRTLAAYRALEKLLADGKVRAIGVSNFMVDHLTALLDATAVVPTVNQLEIHPYFQQRAVLDFDDRHHILNQAWSPIGGITFYPGYGEDRRSVLQDPAVTRIAEAHGKSPAQVLLRWGLQQGRSVIPKSTKRARIAENIDVFDFELTAGELAALDALETGRRGGPEPEAVTLADYGRAIPEA, from the coding sequence ATGCGGACCCTCACACTCAACAACGGCGTCGAGATGCCCGCCCTCGGGCTCGGCGTCTTCCAGACCCCGCCCGACGAGACACGGGACGCGGTCAAGGCCGCGCTCGAACTCGGCTACCGGCACGTCGACACCGCCGCCGCCTACGGCAACGAACGCGAGGTCGGCCAGGCCCTCCGCGACTCAGGGGTGCCCCGCGAGGAGATCTTCGTCGAGACCAAGATCTGGATCAGCGACTACGGCTACGACGAGACCCTGCACGGCTTCGACAAGAGCGCCGCCAAGCTCGGTGTCGACCGGATCGACCTGCTGATCCTGCACCAGGCACTGCCGTCCGACTTCGACAGGACCCTCGCCGCCTACCGCGCCCTGGAAAAGCTCCTGGCCGACGGAAAGGTGCGCGCCATCGGCGTCAGCAACTTCATGGTCGACCACCTGACCGCACTGCTCGACGCCACCGCCGTCGTTCCCACGGTCAACCAGCTGGAGATCCACCCCTACTTCCAGCAGCGCGCCGTCCTCGACTTCGACGACCGGCACCACATCCTCAACCAGGCGTGGTCCCCCATCGGAGGGATCACCTTCTACCCGGGTTACGGCGAGGACCGCAGGAGCGTCCTCCAGGACCCCGCCGTCACACGCATCGCCGAGGCACACGGCAAGAGCCCGGCCCAGGTGCTCCTGCGCTGGGGCCTCCAGCAGGGCCGCTCGGTCATCCCCAAGTCCACCAAGCGCGCGCGGATCGCCGAGAACATCGACGTCTTCGACTTCGAGCTCACCGCCGGTGAACTCGCCGCCCTCGACGCGCTGGAGACCGGTCGGCGCGGCGGCCCCGAGCCCGAGGCCGTCACGCTCGCCGACTACGGCCGCGCCATCCCCGAGGCCTGA
- a CDS encoding YncE family protein → MTRSSARRPRRRRSFGTAALIAAGLTAGTLPSVPGPAGATEVSERARRAAPEELKEVFFVGNNWEGTADVINSRGDYAKIGRIDMIPDKKERLREIYLNPVKLAFFLGIRLGPGEGHDQYVDDMYTTKDGRSVVASRPSFADVVSIDVESGRINWRFPVSGFRSDHMAVSPDGTQVAVSSSTANTVHVLDMATGKEAGNFKTGDKPHENVYTDGGEYLWNMAIGEVNTDMDAPWQDFTKGDRRITVADAKTFEVKKIIDMRERLDAFGRKDLSDALRPVAFTPDESKMYFQVSFFNGFVEYDVDADRVTRVKTLPKNPQTSDDRTTFVNDSRHHGMSMSPRGDKICIAGTMDDYVTVVNRETLQEGPLVTASKPYWATVSGDGKHCVVSESGTDQVTAIDFATGRKVVSIPVGDHPQRVRLGHVPTDWTGPATG, encoded by the coding sequence GTGACTCGTTCCTCCGCCCGTCGTCCTCGCCGCCGGCGCTCGTTCGGCACGGCCGCCCTCATCGCCGCGGGACTCACCGCGGGCACTCTGCCCTCCGTCCCCGGCCCGGCCGGTGCCACCGAGGTATCCGAGCGGGCGCGCCGAGCCGCCCCGGAGGAGCTCAAGGAGGTGTTCTTCGTGGGAAACAACTGGGAGGGCACCGCCGACGTCATCAACTCCCGTGGCGACTACGCCAAGATCGGCCGGATCGACATGATCCCCGACAAGAAGGAGCGCCTGCGGGAGATCTACCTCAACCCCGTCAAGCTCGCCTTCTTCCTCGGTATCCGGCTCGGCCCGGGCGAGGGCCACGACCAGTACGTCGACGACATGTACACCACGAAGGACGGCAGGTCCGTCGTGGCCTCCCGGCCGAGCTTCGCCGACGTGGTCTCCATCGACGTGGAGAGCGGGCGGATCAACTGGCGCTTCCCGGTGTCCGGCTTCCGCTCCGACCACATGGCGGTCTCACCCGACGGCACCCAGGTCGCCGTGTCCTCGTCCACCGCCAACACCGTGCACGTCCTCGACATGGCGACGGGCAAGGAGGCGGGCAACTTCAAGACGGGCGACAAGCCGCATGAGAACGTGTACACCGACGGTGGCGAGTACCTCTGGAACATGGCCATCGGCGAGGTCAACACCGACATGGACGCGCCCTGGCAGGACTTCACCAAGGGCGACCGCCGCATCACCGTCGCCGACGCGAAGACCTTCGAGGTCAAGAAGATCATCGACATGCGCGAACGGCTCGACGCCTTCGGCCGCAAGGACCTGTCCGACGCGCTGCGGCCCGTCGCCTTCACGCCCGACGAGTCGAAGATGTACTTCCAGGTCTCCTTCTTCAACGGCTTCGTCGAGTACGACGTGGACGCCGACAGGGTCACCCGGGTGAAGACGCTGCCGAAGAACCCGCAGACCAGCGACGACCGCACGACCTTCGTCAACGACTCCCGCCACCACGGCATGTCCATGAGCCCCAGGGGCGACAAGATCTGCATCGCCGGGACGATGGACGACTACGTCACCGTCGTGAACCGCGAGACGCTCCAGGAGGGTCCGCTCGTCACCGCCTCCAAGCCGTACTGGGCCACCGTCAGCGGGGACGGCAAGCACTGCGTGGTGTCCGAGAGCGGCACCGACCAGGTGACGGCGATCGACTTCGCCACCGGCAGGAAGGTCGTCTCGATCCCCGTCGGAGACCACCCGCAGCGGGTCCGCCTCGGCCACGTCCCCACGGACTGGACCGGTCCCGCCACCGGCTGA
- a CDS encoding M4 family metallopeptidase codes for MKRTVLATSISLAVSALLIAGAGSPASAADTARPHPPKADRSQAVQDARDSIAAHPAAVRASSDDTFKSASVQLDKDGTRHVHMTREYRGLPVLGGDVVVHSAPSGAFRESTLTLEDSLSLPVTPKVGARHAETLAQKKFQGKRAGTTSKLVVNALSGTPRLAWQVTVDGIAPDQSPSHFNVLVDALTGKVGQTWNDFHTADGTGHGYQVGDVPLTTTAVSGGYQLKDATRGNGETRDAQNLTATNDSPPAGWGKAFTDTDNVWGNGTLSDRATVAADAHFGIQATWDYYKNVHGRSGIKNDGVGARSFVHYGNNYANAGWDDTSFSMIYGDGAPGDKPFTELDVAGHEMSHGVTSATANLNYFGDAGGLNESTSDIFGTLVEFNANSSVDTPDYLIGEKISSTPLRYMDDPKKDGVSQSCWTTGTKNLDPHYSSGVGNHFFYLLAVGSGSSQWGNSPTCDGGTVTGLGNATAGKIWYRALTTYMTSGTTYPEARTASIKAATDLYGATSSQCAAVEKAWSGVAVAATATTCGGGGTPPSGSNLLSNAGFESGAVNWTASSGVITNDASGTPHSGSYYAWLDGYGSAHTDTLSQSVTVPATAAAPKLSFFLAIDTSESGTTPYDTLKAQVVNGTSTTTLATYSNATPGGYTQRTLDLSAFKGKTVTIKFTGTEDSSAATSFMIDDTAVTTG; via the coding sequence ATGAAGCGAACTGTTCTTGCCACATCGATCTCGCTGGCCGTCAGCGCCCTGCTGATAGCCGGCGCGGGATCCCCCGCCTCCGCTGCCGACACCGCTCGGCCTCACCCGCCGAAGGCCGACAGGAGCCAGGCCGTCCAGGACGCCCGCGACTCGATCGCCGCCCACCCCGCGGCCGTTCGGGCGAGCTCGGACGACACCTTCAAGTCAGCCTCGGTACAGCTCGACAAGGACGGCACGCGTCATGTGCACATGACGCGTGAGTACCGCGGCCTGCCCGTGCTGGGCGGTGACGTCGTCGTGCACTCCGCGCCCAGCGGGGCGTTCCGCGAGAGCACCCTGACCCTCGAGGACAGTCTCTCCCTGCCGGTGACCCCCAAGGTCGGCGCCCGGCACGCGGAGACCCTGGCGCAGAAGAAGTTCCAGGGCAAGCGCGCCGGGACGACCAGCAAGCTGGTGGTGAACGCTCTCTCCGGCACCCCGCGGCTGGCGTGGCAGGTGACCGTCGACGGCATAGCCCCCGACCAGTCGCCCAGCCACTTCAACGTGCTGGTGGACGCCCTGACCGGCAAGGTCGGGCAGACGTGGAACGACTTCCACACCGCGGACGGCACCGGCCACGGCTACCAGGTGGGCGACGTCCCGCTGACGACCACCGCGGTCTCCGGCGGCTACCAGCTCAAGGACGCCACCCGGGGCAACGGCGAGACCAGGGACGCGCAGAACCTGACCGCGACCAACGACAGCCCGCCTGCCGGCTGGGGCAAGGCGTTCACCGACACCGACAACGTGTGGGGCAATGGCACGCTCAGCGACCGCGCCACCGTCGCGGCCGACGCCCACTTCGGCATCCAGGCGACCTGGGACTACTACAAGAACGTGCACGGCCGCAGCGGCATCAAGAACGATGGGGTCGGCGCCCGTTCGTTCGTGCACTACGGCAACAACTACGCCAACGCCGGCTGGGACGACACCAGCTTCAGCATGATCTACGGCGACGGTGCCCCCGGCGACAAGCCGTTCACCGAGCTCGACGTCGCGGGCCACGAGATGAGCCACGGTGTCACCTCCGCCACCGCCAACCTGAACTACTTCGGCGACGCGGGCGGCCTGAACGAGTCGACCAGCGACATCTTCGGCACCCTGGTGGAGTTCAACGCCAACAGCTCGGTGGACACTCCCGACTACCTCATCGGCGAGAAGATCAGCTCCACACCGCTGCGGTACATGGACGACCCGAAGAAGGACGGTGTCTCGCAGAGCTGCTGGACCACCGGCACCAAGAACCTCGACCCGCACTACTCCTCGGGTGTGGGCAACCACTTCTTCTACCTGCTGGCGGTCGGCTCGGGCTCTTCCCAGTGGGGCAACAGCCCGACCTGTGACGGCGGCACGGTGACCGGCCTCGGCAACGCCACCGCGGGCAAGATCTGGTACCGCGCGCTCACCACCTACATGACCTCGGGCACCACCTACCCCGAGGCCCGTACCGCGAGCATCAAGGCCGCGACCGACCTGTACGGCGCGACCAGCAGCCAGTGCGCCGCGGTGGAGAAGGCGTGGAGCGGCGTCGCCGTCGCCGCCACCGCCACCACCTGCGGGGGCGGCGGCACCCCGCCGAGCGGCTCCAACCTGCTCTCCAACGCGGGCTTCGAGTCCGGCGCGGTCAACTGGACCGCAAGCTCCGGCGTGATCACCAACGACGCCTCCGGCACCCCGCACTCCGGCTCGTACTACGCCTGGCTGGACGGGTACGGCAGCGCGCACACCGACACCCTGTCCCAGTCGGTGACCGTCCCGGCCACCGCCGCGGCACCCAAGCTCAGCTTCTTCCTGGCGATCGACACCAGTGAGTCGGGGACCACGCCGTACGACACGCTGAAGGCACAGGTCGTCAACGGCACCAGCACCACCACCCTCGCGACGTACTCCAACGCCACGCCGGGCGGCTACACCCAGCGCACGCTCGACCTGTCGGCGTTCAAGGGCAAGACGGTCACGATCAAGTTCACCGGTACCGAGGACTCCTCCGCGGCCACCAGCTTCATGATCGACGACACCGCGGTCACCACCGGCTGA